DNA sequence from the Amycolatopsis sp. Hca4 genome:
GGGCGCTCGACAAGCTGCTGGAGGAGTGGAGCGGGCAGGCCGCGGACCAGTTCAAGAAGGACATGGACGCGGTCACCGAGCAGCTCGGCTCCCTCGGCAGCTACCTCGACCAGGCCGGCAAGAACATGAAGATCGCCGGCGGCATCGTCGGCGCGTTCCGCGGCATCCTCCGCGACCTGATCGCGATGCTCCTGGCGACGATCATCAAGGGCGCCCTGATCGCGGCGGCGCTCGCCCCGGTGACGTTCGGCGCCTCGATCGCGATCTTCATCGGCACGACGATCGGCACGGTGGCGACGGCACTGGGCAAGATCGGCGCCAAGCTGGCCCAGCTGGCGAAGAAGCTGGGCGACCTGCTGCAGGCGCTGACGAAGATGGGCAAGGCGGGCGACGACCTGGTGGCGGCCAAGCCCCCGGCGAGCAGCCTGACCCCGACGCCCACCCCGAAGCCGGACCCCACCCCGGCCCCCAAGCCCGACCCGACGCCGGAACCCAAGCCTTCCTCGGCCGCCCCGGAGCCGAAGCCCGAGCCCAAGCCGGACCCGACGCCGGAACCCAAGCCTTCCTCGGCCACTCCGGAGCCGAAGCCCGAGCCCAAGCCGGACACCACCCCCGAGCCCAAGCCCGAACCGAAACCGGAGCCCGCACCCTCGTCCTCCTCGGCCGCCCCGGAACCCAAGCCGGACCCCAAGCCCGACACCACCCCGGAACCCAAGCCCGAGCCGAAGCCGGACCCCAAGCCCGAGACCACACCCTCCTCGGCGGTCCCGGAGCCGAAGCCCGAGCCCAAACCGGACACCACCCCCGAGCCCAAGCCCGAACCGAAGCCGGAGCCCGCGCCGTCGTCGGCCACCCCGGAACCGAAACCCGAGCCGAAGCCCGACACCACCCCCGAGCCCAAGCCGGACACCACCCCGGAGCCGAAGCCGGACACCACTCAGTCCACTCCGGACCCCAAGCCGCACAAGCCGTTCACCGACCAGATGACCGACGTCATCAAGACCAAACTGTCCCAAATGGACGGTGTGACGCCCGAGATCATGCAAAAGTTCGACAAGATCAGCAACTTCTCCGTGCACGAGCTCGGCAAGCTCTTCGGCAAGGAAGGCGCGGAGAAGTTCGAGGCGGCGATCAAGGTCATGACCGACCCGTGGTTCGGCAAGTCGGGCCTGGCCGGCAAGACCGTCGTCGACATGATCAAGGGTGTGCCCGCCAGCATCGGCAACGTCACCGGCGGGGACGACGACTCCTAGCCGAGCGGGTCCAGCCCGGTCAGCGCCACGCTCTCCGTCCACAGCCGGGCCGCGGCCGCGTCGTCGGTCAGGTTCGCCCACCGGCGTTCGAGCCGCGGCCGGCCGCGCAGCCCGAACACGCGCGGGCCCCACAGCTGCCCGCCCTCGACGTCCGGTCCGAGCACCGCGCGCACCGCGGGCCGCGCTCCGGCGTCCTTGCCGTGCAGCACGAACCGGGCCGGCAGCCCGCGCAGCCACGCTCCGGTCGTGCGGGTGTGCACCGGCGGCCGTGACGGCGTCAGCGAGTCGAGC
Encoded proteins:
- a CDS encoding WXG100 family type VII secretion target, which produces MADDYRSKDVSLHGSELFNSDNASAGAGFFEAAIGLDKAVKENDKVAIGIGSAGMALETIGLVLDPIGSLLTAGIGWLIEHITILRWPLDILMGDPIGIAAASEALTAEKKKLEQWSADHQRALDKLLEEWSGQAADQFKKDMDAVTEQLGSLGSYLDQAGKNMKIAGGIVGAFRGILRDLIAMLLATIIKGALIAAALAPVTFGASIAIFIGTTIGTVATALGKIGAKLAQLAKKLGDLLQALTKMGKAGDDLVAAKPPASSLTPTPTPKPDPTPAPKPDPTPEPKPSSAAPEPKPEPKPDPTPEPKPSSATPEPKPEPKPDTTPEPKPEPKPEPAPSSSSAAPEPKPDPKPDTTPEPKPEPKPDPKPETTPSSAVPEPKPEPKPDTTPEPKPEPKPEPAPSSATPEPKPEPKPDTTPEPKPDTTPEPKPDTTQSTPDPKPHKPFTDQMTDVIKTKLSQMDGVTPEIMQKFDKISNFSVHELGKLFGKEGAEKFEAAIKVMTDPWFGKSGLAGKTVVDMIKGVPASIGNVTGGDDDS